From one Triticum urartu cultivar G1812 chromosome 3, Tu2.1, whole genome shotgun sequence genomic stretch:
- the LOC125545341 gene encoding cytochrome P450 94C1-like — translation MGVEAALHGAAAAEAALHGALKLQPHVAGAFFALAACTVALAALLAVARTRPPWWCDCAVCEAYLTASWAGEFDNLCDWYAHLLRRSPSQTVHVHVLRNVLTANPVTVEHMLRARFDNYPKGKPFSAILADLLGRGIFNVDGDAWLFQRKLAAAELASPALRAFASGVVASELRGRLVPLLDSACSHDDDDDDGGKVLDLQDVFRRFAFDCICKISFGLDPGCLELSMPVSAFVDAFDTASMLSARRATAPLQIIWRLKRFFNVGDERKLRESVRLVDGFAAEVTRQRHKLGGAASGSDLLSRFMGSISDEKYLRDIVVSFMLAGRDTVASALTAFFLLLSDHPEVAAAIRDEVSRVAGGDDGDRPSFSKLKDMHYVHAALYESMRLFPPVQFDSKFAAGDDTLPDGTAVAKGTRVTYHAYAMGRMESVWGPDCSEFRPERWLRDGQFVPVSPYRYPVFQAGVRVCVGKDLALMEMKAVIVAVVRGFDIQAIERSSRRPKFAPGLTATFAGGLPVRVRRRARPPT, via the coding sequence ATGGGCGTCGAGGCCGCGCTGcatggggcggcggcggcggaggcggcgctgCATGGGGCGCTCAAGCTGCAGCCGCACGTGGCCGGCGCCTTCTTCGCGCTCGCGGCGTGCACCGTGGCGCTCGCCGCCCTGCTGGCCGTGGCGCGCACGCGCCCGCCGTGGTGGTGCGACTGCGCGGTCTGCGAGGCCTACCTCACCGCCTCCTGGGCCGGCGAGTTCGACAACCTCTGCGACTGGTACGCGCACCTGCTGCGCCGCTCGCCGTCGCAGACCGTGCACGTCCACGTGCTCCGCAACGTGCTCACCGCCAACCCCGTCACCGTCGAGCACATGCTGCGCGCGCGCTTCGATAACTACCCCAAGGGCAAGCCCTTCTCCGCCATCCTCGCCGACCTGCTCGGCCGCGGGATCTTCAACGTCGACGGAGACGCGTGGCTGTTCCAGCGGAAGCTCGCCGCGGCTGAGCTTGCGTCCCCCGCGCTCAGGGCTTTCGCCTCGGGCGTCGTGGCTTCCGAGCTGCGGGGCCGTCTCGTTCCCCTGCTTGACTCTGCCTGCTCccacgacgacgacgacgacgacggtggcAAGGTGCTGGACCTGCAGGACGTGTTCCGTCGCTTCGCCTTCGACTGCATATGCAAGATCTCCTTCGGCCTCGACCCGGGCTGCCTCGAGCTGTCCATGCCGGTGTCGGCGTTCGTGGACGCGTTCGACACGGCGTCGATGCTCTCTGCGAGGCGCGCGACCGCGCCGTTGCAGATCATATGGCGGCTGAAGCGGTTCTTCAACGTCGGGGACGAGAGGAAGCTCCGGGAATCCGTGCGCCTCGTCGACGGGTTCGCCGCGGAGGTCACCCGGCAGCGACACAAGCTCGGCGGCGCCGCGTCCGGCAGCGACCTCCTGTCGCGGTTCATGGGCTCCATCAGCGACGAGAAGTACCTCCGGGACATCGTCGTCAGCTTCATGCTCGCCGGCCGCGACACCGTCGCCTCAGCGCTGAccgccttcttcctgctcctctCCGATCACCCGGAGGTCGCCGCCGCCATCCGGGACGAGGTGTCACGCGTCgcgggcggcgacgacggcgaccGGCCGAGCTTCAGCAAGCTCAAGGACATGCACTACGTGCACGCGGCGCTGTACGAGAGCATGCGGCTGTTCCCGCCGGTGCAGTTCGACTCCAAGTTCGCGGCGGGCGACGACACGCTCCCGGACGGCACGGCGGTGGCCAAGGGCACGCGGGTCACCTACCACGCCTACGCCATGGGCCGGATGGAGTCGGTGTGGGGCCCCGACTGCTCCGAGTTCCGGCCCGAGCGGTGGCTCCGCGACGGGCAGTTCGTCCCGGTGAGCCCGTACCGGTACCCGGTGTTCCAGGCCGGCGTGCGCGTCTGCGTCGGCAAGGACCTCGCGCTCATGGAGATGAAGGCCGTCATCGTCGCCGTCGTCCGGGGCTTCGACATCCAGGCGATCGAGCGCAGCTCGCGCCGGCCCAAGTTCGCGCCGGGGCTGACGGCCACGTTCGCCGGCGGCCTGCCGGTCAGGGTCCGCCGGCGAGCGCGCCCACCAACCTGA